From one Candidatus Curtissbacteria bacterium genomic stretch:
- the rplU gene encoding 50S ribosomal protein L21, which produces MSTWAVIKTGGKQYKVEEGQTLAVEKLEGEKDGKVSFGEVLMVGGDKILVGLPAVAKASVQGKIIETFKDKKIRVVKFKSKSRYTRTSGHRHLKTKVLIEKISA; this is translated from the coding sequence ATGAGCACATGGGCAGTTATTAAAACTGGCGGAAAACAATATAAAGTCGAAGAAGGCCAAACGTTAGCAGTCGAAAAGCTCGAAGGCGAAAAAGACGGCAAAGTCAGCTTCGGCGAAGTTTTAATGGTCGGTGGAGACAAAATCCTGGTAGGATTACCAGCTGTAGCAAAAGCCTCCGTTCAAGGCAAAATCATAGAAACCTTCAAGGATAAAAAGATAAGGGTCGTTAAATTTAAATCTAAGTCCAGATACACGAGAACTTCAGGTCACAGACACTTAAAAACAAAGGTTTTGATCGAAAAAATCTCCGCTTAA